From the genome of Podospora bellae-mahoneyi strain CBS 112042 chromosome 2, whole genome shotgun sequence:
GGCTGACGGATAAGGTCCGGCGGCCAGACCATAACAAGAAGGCTAATGGATACTCGACTTGCCACTTCTGGTCGAACTTTGAGATTGCCGACATGAGCTTCTGGAGGAGCAAGGCGTATGAGGATTACTTCAACCACCTGGACCGGACTGGGAATTTCTTCTACGAGAGATGGGGTGATGCGCCGGTGCATAGCATTGGACTGGGATTGTTTGAGGATAAGAGCAGGATCCACTGGTATGTTGTCACTCTAATGACTTTTGTGGGATATACGCTGACGAGTGACCGACAGGTTCCGCGATATCGGATACCAACAtatccccttcttcaactgccCCAACTCGCCCAAGTGCAAGGGCTGTGTGACGGGTCGCTTCACGGACGGAGAGTCGTTCTTGTATAGAGAGGACTGCCGACCAAACTGGTTCAAGTTTGTCAGTCAAGGGTAATGAGCTTGACGCTAAGGTGGCTGCACTGTATACATTTTGATCATCGAGATCCTGGGCTTCTCTGGGACGGAGGTTTTATTTTGGATTATGACTATAATCATGCACTCACACGCCACACAGGGGAAGGCATTTGGGAAAGACTGAGCGACAAAACAGGTGTCTGGCGCAAGCGGGGATTTTGACTGGTTTATTGGCTATTCTAATGAGGTTGTTACATATACATACTACGAAAAAGGGGGGTAACGTTAGGGGTGGAAGGGAGGCTACACGGTTTGGTGTAGAGGGCAACAAAGAATTATGCAAGAAGTAAATGCATACAGCATGTTGTGTGAGAGAGGGACTTCACTGTTCATGTTTTACTAGGTTAAatagaagaaaagaaaatgcGACAACCAAACCTGGCTAATGACTTCTCTCTAAAGCTCGCCATACACGTTGACCACCCCACTGGTACCCCCAACACAGAACTGGttcccaaaacccccttccttccaCGCGATACAACTAACCAcattcttcctcgccttttctttcccatcTCTCCCGATAGTAACCTTTTTGTTActggcatcaccaccccaaggCACCGGCACCGTGGCGACCAGCTTTCCAGTGAGCAAATCCCACGCCCAAACCTTGCCCTGCTCCTGACTGGTTGTTCCCgtcacccccgccgcctcggAAGTGAGCTCATCCCCCGCAACAACATacctctccttcccaccaAGACAACTCTGCACTCTTAATTCAGTGTTTTTCCAACCCGGGTGCTCGTACGTCTTTAAGCAAGTCCCATCCCGGCGATCAAACAGCCGCATCTTGCtgtccaacccccccaccagcaccgtTTTTCCATCTTTAGACAAACTCAAGCTCGTGACCGGCGTGCCAATGACATCTGTGGTACACCGTCCCATACGAATGTCATAACTCCTCACTCTGCCGTCTACACTCCCGGTTATGACCTCTGGGTTCCCATTTTGGGGGACAGCAAGAGAGGTGATCGCGTCTTTGGCGTCGCTCAGTACTTGGACaggtttgttgctgttggatTTGACGTCCCAGATTCGGACGGTTGTGTCGTGGCCGCCGGATATGACGAGGCTGTCGTCGTGGCCGGAGAAGAGGACTGCGTTTACGCGGCCGGTGTGGGAGTGGGCTGTGGAGGCTGagccgaggcggcggagggggagggcggtggtcaCGTCCCAGAGGAAGACGGTGCGGTCGCcgccggaggaggcgaagcggtcgttgagggaggagacgcTTAGGGAGAGGACTTCGTAGGTGTGGGCGCCGGTGTAGGTTTGGATGAGGCGGCCGGTGGGGGGtgagttggggaggggggagggggtggtggaggtggggttgTAGAGGCGGATGGAGCGGTCGGAGGAGCCGGTTAGGATGtaggttgaagggggggaggagtaggTTAGGGCGTGGATGGGGCCTGGTGAGGGGGTTAGTAAGTGGTTTCTTCAAGGGGAGGCTGGTCAAGGTCGTTGTGAATGTCTCTGTCTGTTTAATCGGCGTGTTGTCGGGTACTCgtgaaggggatgagggagaatCAGCATGGCatatggggaggatgagtgGCCCTAAGGCAGCGATGATCTCAAACTGTTCATCGTGGACAGTCAGATAGCTCAAGGCTTGAAGTGGGGCTCACCTCATGTAAGCCCATAGGGAGATGCAGTTAAGGGGGATCAATGTTGTCTGTAAGTACACAGAAGGGTGTCATCAAAAGATGATTTGTTACCTACCATTGGACCCGACAAGCTGGGCTACAGGCCGTGTGGGAAATTCAGACATATTTCTTGACATCCAGATGTTCTTCAGTCCCTTGGCGtgaacctccaccaccagtcGCCTCCCAAGCCGCTATCACTCCCTCCGAAGCACAAACCAGACGATGTGTAATACTAAAGAAGCTGCCACTTTTgttttataaaaaatatgCTGGTGTGGTATCCAACCAAGGGCGTCGTTCTCTTCGGTATATTGACTTGGTTTGAGTTTAGTGATGATACGATTGAGCAGGCCTTGCACGCGATTACAGAGCTTTCGTTTGTAAACACATCCGGAGCGGTATAAACGGGTTGGTAATCATCAGCCGGATGACTACTGCAGAGACAGTTTACCGACTGGGTgggtgagatggtggtgtgtgtggtacAAGTCAACATGTGAGGTCGTTGTGGGACCCCCACTTTTCTGTGAACTGAGCGCGATTAAAAGTGGGGCCGTTCAGCTCTCTTTGGTTTGTTTCTCGGCCCGTGAGATTTCGGAATTCGGAGGGGAACGGCAGTGTACTACACTAAGTATTTGCTGTGGTCAGACAAGTCCCGTCCCTTGTCAGATCCTAATTGGACTTGGGGCCAATCACTCTATCGAATACATCAACCTTGCAATTGAGAACTAGCCAACTCTAGTGTCAGCTATGCAGCGCTTATCATTGATAATAACTCGACTTCAGCCTGCTCAAACCTTTGACTTCCAATTCCTATAAACCTGGAAGTCCTTGCATCAGAAGTTGAGAAAGGGAAAGAACGATCAGCTTGTTTGTCTCTTTCCAATCTCTGGGAAGGAACTCTCCGGATGGGAAATGTCCCGGTCGGTACCTCCACTTTCAAAGGATCAGATTTAGAAACCCCCCTCCGAGTGGGTGAATTTATGATGAGGTGATACCCAACAGATCAATCAAGTACCACCCCTTTCTTCGCTTTCTGCTGATATGCATTCTGCGTGTTCCGTGAATGGCGCATACATCTCAGGCATACCGCTGTGGGTCTTTCCACTGGCATCTATCAACCGGCACCGGTCCTATGATCCTATCCGCAGAGTCTGTCAAGAACATAACATGCAACAGCATGGCACACTCTCTACTAGTGTCAATACAACACGGTGACACAACCTTATCGCTCCTCTACTATCGATCATCTATTTAGATATACTTACACTTCTTGGCTTTCTTGGTCCTTTTGTCCTCCAAATTGTCCGATCCTGGGATTTCTGCATCATCCATGCTTCCTATCTTGGTAGGTGCATCGTCAGATTCTGTCACCGCCTCGAACCCGCTACTGacatttttttctcttcagGGGCGTCAATGTCACCCCACGACTGCCCTGCTGCCGTGATCTTCAATACAGTCAAAACAAACCGCCGCTAGTGGAGGCTAGCGCCTGCCCACCAACGATGTCGCAGAGCAGACCACCTAAGACCGCAAGCGAACAGTCTCGCCCGCTTTCCACCCGCTAGCTATGGGGCTGAATGTAACGGCGAACCGTTGCTCAGCACTAAAGCCCGTTGTACATTATCATCACAACAGGCAGCAAGATACCGGCCAGTCGGCTTTGACGTTTGTGGCTCTAGCCATGGTGCGATTTGACAAGATGATGACAACCGCATTTTTCACCTTAACCGAGTATGCCATAAACACTAGTTTGGTAGCTAAGTGTCCTTATCGGTTTCGCCTCAAAGATACCTCGCAGTCTCGGCACTTACAACACCCCTGCATTACGTGCTTTGAATTCCTGACTTGTCTCGAACCGAGGCCTACGCTCTATCACTCGCAGGAATAAACCATCTGTTAGACATGCATCTTGAGACAGACGCACAGAATCGAAGATCGACTCCTGCAGCGATGAGAGGCCCCTGTCTATTCCCAACCAAACTATCAGGATTCAGGGGTGTGCTTCCTGCTTATTCCCCGACTCATGGTATGCTTCCCGGTTGTATATAAGATGGCTTGAGCAGTGTTGCTCTGGAATGCTGTTTGTCGCATGACAACTCTGCTTGGCTGATTTGCTTTCCCCCAAATCATCGTTCTGGTCTGACATAATCACGTCTATCCACGCTGACGTGTCTCCTATACAATGGCTCGCCAATATGACAACATCATATTTGACTTGGGCGATGTGTTATTCCATTGGGATGCAAGCACTGTTACTGCCCTTCCAAAGAAAACCATCCGCGCCATGATGAATACCACCATCTGGCTAGATTATGAGCGGGGCTTCTTGTCGCCGGGGCAGGCACACAAGGTATGTAGGTTCTCTTTCACCCTCAATATACATGAACAATGCTAACTCCGGACCTCAGCTGTTGGCTACCGAGCTAAAGACCACACCAGAGTTAGTGGCCGAGTCACTTGAGCAAGCTCAGTTGACACTCCGCCCTGATGCTGAGATGACAGATCTGATCCTGAAGCTCGCAGCAGCACGCACAAGATCGGGGCAAGCCAAGGTTAGGATTCTTGGTCTCTCGAATATTGCCAAAGACCACTTCATCGGCATTCAAAAGATCCAATTCCCGTGGCATCTCTTTGATCGCATCTTTACTTCCTGCGACACGGGAATGCGCAAGCCAGACTTGTGCATCTACCAGCACCTGATCAAGGAGACTGGGATCGACCCTGCTCGGACTATTTTCCTTGATGACCGTGTTGAGAACATTTTTGCGGCTCGTAGTCTCGGTTTGAGAGGCGAGGTGGTCGGTCGTCTGGGACCCGAAAGGTCGCAGTTAGTTCGTCTTCTTACGAACCTCTTACTGCCTGACGACACTATAATTCGCGCCGAGGGGTTCTTGAGGTCCCGAGCGGGTAACCACCTCTCTGAGTTCGAAGGGAAGGACCTGTCTTTCCGCGACAACTTTTCGCAGCTTCTTCTATGGGAGCTCACGGGAATGGAAGAGCTTGTGTATCTCACCTGGCCAAGCCGTCCATCACCTGAGGTATCTTCAGCTTCGTCACCGGTCGATACCATTTCCAATCCAGACTCCGCCGTGGAGCTATTCCTAGACGAGAGCCCCTCTAGCTCGTCCCAAAAAGTTAaacccgccaccacctcgtccCCGTTCTGGAACTacttctcctcccaaccaGTCCTCACAACCAACACGTTCCCCGCCGACGCAGATACCACGTCGATCGCTTACCTCAGCCTGCCAGAACAGCACCTCTCGTCGGTGGTGCCGCCATCAGAagccatggccgccatggcAGCCAACACCAGCGCCGATGGTATCATCCAGGTCTACTTTAGCTCTTCCCGTCCGCACACCTGCCCTGTAGTCTGCGTTAATGTCCTTCGGTTCTTTAACAAGTTTTCTTCTACCCCCGTTGAAACCGACGATCGCCTCAAGCCCACTGTTGACTTTGTCATCAACTCGCTTGCTAACAGGGCGTATGTTCACGGCAGCAGGTACTACGTCCCAGAAGCGTTTTTGTATTTTGCCGCGCTGTTCTACAATGAGTGCAAGGGGACTTCACCTggtttgtgggggaggttggatgaGCATATGAAGGGGGCTTTGTTGGAAAGGTTGAGGGTGTCGGCTGCGGGGAATGCGGCTGCGCTggcgatgagggtgagggcttgccaggttgttgggttggggagggaggtggcgaggggggatTTTGAGGAACTGTTGGGGTTgcagaggggggaggatggagggtggCCGGCAGGGTGGTTTTGCaggatggggaggacggGGGATGCGATTGGGAACAGGGGGTTGACTACGGGGATGGTTTTGAGGGTTTTGAGGGATTGGTCGTGATTTTGGAGGACAGAGGCTCCAGTTGGGTGGGGGAAGTTGGGCTTGTGAGTAGGGGGTAAGTAAACAATGATGGAGGCGTTGGCCGGAGAACGCGAAAAAAGGCTTCAACTAGGCACATCAAACTGTTTATATTGAAAGAGAATCTAGAGAAAATGATTTTTCCATGCATATTTCGTTCTTTTCGAATGATATACATAATTCCATGGTGTTTTCATGTCTTGTACCTATGAGGAAGCCCAATTTAAAGGGTTTGTATTGCTACAGGTAAGCTCAGTAATGACGCTTTTGGGTTGTGTACCACCTATGTGCTCCCAACCAAACTGCATAGGTACCTTAGATAGCCACGCAAAAAATTCTCGGGCTGCACGATCTCATAatgctcttcttttttcacGACAAATATTCCCCGATAACCCATACCGCCACCTATCAATTTCAGCAGTCACGccttccatcaccaacaataTGCCCACCAAaatcttctccatctccgcccTTTAGGCATGGCCATATCGGCAGCCAACCCGGGCAGATCCCTCACGCGAGTTCGAACTGCTCCAAGCCCGCCAACCAGAAGAAGCGCCCAAACTGGTCAAGTCAGGAACAGGGATGAAAAGTTGCGTTAGGAAGGTATCTGGATCGTGCCTTGAAGCTGTCGCCACAAGTATCCCCATTAGTTATGGCAGTATCAAATAAAAGAGAACGAATGAATCCTCCAGCCAAGCTACACTGCTTTGTGGCTGCTAATTGTGTATCCTCGGGTGTCTAAGGTAGATACTGATGGTGAATGCCAagacttggtgatgggtcATGTGGAGCTCAAAAATGagcaaaaacatacaacaccagggattccccagtggtcacccacctgagtactagtctGGCCCTTGGCAGCTTatctaggggagagcggacgggatcccgagtTTTCTGCCAggtatggtcgtatgtgacaATTATGGCTGGAGTTAGAGTTTATACTACAACAATGGTTTGTGCCTGGCCGATATGAAATGTGATGGCCGAAGTTTGAGGGGAACGTACAGCGTTCTGTTTCATGTCGAGGATTCCTCGCTGATCCTATCTCTTCTAAATCTGCTCATGATTCATGAACTTTGAACTTGTCGCCCTGGCTGTTGCCGCCCTCGTTCTAGGCGCTAAAATTGACCCTCACGCCTGCCCTGGTTGCTATGCCCGACACAGTAACCCGCTTCTGAATACATGCCATGATATCCGTTTGAAATTGTGTTCCAATCCACGATTCTCTCATAATTTTAGTGCTGTCCCTGAGTTGGTGTACCTACAGTACCAGAGACAAATTTGACATCTACCTCAAGCTACGAATCCAAAGTATCAATGATCCTATCATCTATCCCCAATCAAGAAACCACTTAATTCTTCGTGCAAGCCCAAAAAAAAGTGCGGTTTGTCCAAATGCCCCGCTAGGACTTAC
Proteins encoded in this window:
- a CDS encoding hypothetical protein (EggNog:ENOG503NWWU; COG:S); amino-acid sequence: MSRNMSEFPTRPVAQLVGSNGPIHALTYSSPPSTYILTGSSDRSIRLYNPTSTTPSPLPNSPPTGRLIQTYTGAHTYEVLSLSVSSLNDRFASSGGDRTVFLWDVTTALPLRRLGSASTAHSHTGRVNAVLFSGHDDSLVISGGHDTTVRIWDVKSNSNKPVQVLSDAKDAITSLAVPQNGNPEVITGSVDGRVRSYDIRMGRCTTDVIGTPVTSLSLSKDGKTVLVGGLDSKMRLFDRRDGTCLKTYEHPGWKNTELRVQSCLGGKERYVVAGDELTSEAAGVTGTTSQEQGKVWAWDLLTGKLVATVPVPWGGDASNKKVTIGRDGKEKARKNVVSCIAWKEGGFGNQFCVGGTSGVVNVYGEL
- a CDS encoding hypothetical protein (EggNog:ENOG503NV8J; COG:S) — encoded protein: MARQYDNIIFDLGDVLFHWDASTVTALPKKTIRAMMNTTIWLDYERGFLSPGQAHKLLATELKTTPELVAESLEQAQLTLRPDAEMTDLILKLAAARTRSGQAKVRILGLSNIAKDHFIGIQKIQFPWHLFDRIFTSCDTGMRKPDLCIYQHLIKETGIDPARTIFLDDRVENIFAARSLGLRGEVVGRLGPERSQLVRLLTNLLLPDDTIIRAEGFLRSRAGNHLSEFEGKDLSFRDNFSQLLLWELTGMEELVYLTWPSRPSPEVSSASSPVDTISNPDSAVELFLDESPSSSSQKVKPATTSSPFWNYFSSQPVLTTNTFPADADTTSIAYLSLPEQHLSSVVPPSEAMAAMAANTSADGIIQVYFSSSRPHTCPVVCVNVLRFFNKFSSTPVETDDRLKPTVDFVINSLANRAYVHGSRYYVPEAFLYFAALFYNECKGTSPGLWGRLDEHMKGALLERLRVSAAGNAAALAMRVRACQVVGLGREVARGDFEELLGLQRGEDGGWPAGWFCRMGRTGDAIGNRGLTTGMVLRVLRDWS